In the genome of Candidatus Obscuribacterales bacterium, one region contains:
- a CDS encoding EndoU domain-containing protein produces MIQVIVQRVETLAKMIQCWVRRTLPSSLVIGAIACFLAACLGSAGQAGQAQSATCPTSSQWVAAYSGRQINYPHIFCGELRDGQLSGFHSRPNGQNPSTVGQFTITQSANAQGIYAGQWSYAGSSSPSKFSTMFPDPCLATQVLNSIAYAEAHRVTCPAGAPSWAWCGQNRPTSGSDNSSQFCPARDGTTFIIAGANLSDGRINTGFPLRQ; encoded by the coding sequence ATGATCCAAGTCATCGTTCAACGCGTTGAGACTCTGGCCAAGATGATCCAGTGCTGGGTACGTCGAACCCTACCATCGTCCCTGGTGATCGGGGCGATCGCTTGTTTCTTGGCTGCTTGTCTGGGCTCTGCCGGCCAGGCTGGCCAGGCTCAGAGCGCCACCTGCCCCACCTCATCGCAGTGGGTGGCTGCCTACAGCGGTCGCCAAATCAACTATCCCCATATTTTCTGCGGAGAACTACGAGACGGACAGCTCAGCGGCTTCCACTCCCGCCCCAATGGGCAAAATCCCAGCACCGTTGGGCAATTCACCATCACTCAATCCGCCAATGCCCAAGGCATCTATGCTGGACAGTGGAGCTACGCAGGCTCATCCTCACCAAGCAAATTCTCCACCATGTTTCCCGATCCCTGCTTAGCCACCCAGGTCTTAAACTCCATCGCCTATGCAGAGGCCCATCGCGTCACCTGTCCTGCCGGCGCGCCCAGTTGGGCCTGGTGTGGACAAAACCGACCAACCAGTGGCTCAGACAACTCATCTCAATTCTGTCCGGCTAGAGATGGAACAACCTTCATCATCGCCGGAGCCAATCTTTCCGATGGTCGCATCAATACCGGGTTCCCCTTACGACAGTAA
- a CDS encoding AbrB family transcriptional regulator — MGDIPTTPITGKALLQKVKELSHLPRREKARQCGYYTVGKNSQVRVNLADFFEAILAAKGTSLGVDAAKDGRGREPTYRVSVHKNGQLVIGSTYTEKMGLSPGDEFEIKLGYKHIHLIQIDASKQQDEDDEFDEDDEFDDEDE; from the coding sequence CAACAACTCCGATAACTGGAAAAGCTTTGCTTCAAAAGGTCAAAGAACTCTCGCATCTACCACGTCGCGAAAAAGCTAGGCAATGTGGATATTACACCGTTGGAAAAAATAGTCAGGTTCGGGTCAATCTGGCAGATTTTTTTGAAGCCATTTTGGCTGCGAAGGGAACCTCTCTGGGGGTAGACGCTGCCAAGGATGGACGTGGACGAGAGCCAACCTATCGAGTGAGTGTACACAAGAATGGTCAACTTGTCATTGGTTCAACCTATACCGAAAAGATGGGCTTGAGCCCCGGTGATGAGTTTGAAATTAAGCTGGGGTACAAGCACATTCATTTAATTCAGATTGATGCTAGCAAGCAGCAGGATGAGGATGACGAGTTCGATGAGGATGATGAGTTTGATGACGAAGATGAATAG
- a CDS encoding DUF1995 family protein produces the protein MEQLPKSLEDAIAEAMVATQAALEDGHTRLQVELVFPELRMMPIAQQFLSAFEDRGSRLRVFFPDAGAAALARRDWGDKDYAIRGMGELKAKMQPDEELFIFIEPSSVEVGQLEELCTEAGDRPVVLLNPRLEDIATIGIGYAGRQLRERFLSQFDSCYYLQPTDGAAISRSYPSSWRVWLEREEGEYELIAEEPRKPVGEALNQLLLQATGGDESQAAQPSAIKRPGLLSGLQQFLRALSQ, from the coding sequence ATGGAACAATTACCCAAAAGTTTAGAAGACGCGATCGCTGAGGCCATGGTTGCCACCCAGGCGGCTCTGGAGGATGGCCATACGCGACTACAAGTTGAGCTGGTGTTTCCTGAACTGCGGATGATGCCGATTGCCCAACAGTTTCTATCGGCCTTTGAGGATCGAGGCTCAAGGCTACGGGTCTTCTTTCCTGATGCTGGGGCGGCAGCTTTGGCCCGTCGCGACTGGGGAGACAAAGACTACGCCATTCGTGGCATGGGAGAGCTGAAGGCCAAAATGCAGCCTGATGAGGAGCTGTTCATCTTTATCGAACCGTCCTCGGTGGAAGTGGGGCAATTGGAAGAACTCTGTACCGAAGCAGGCGATCGCCCTGTGGTACTCCTGAATCCTCGTTTAGAAGATATTGCCACCATTGGCATCGGCTATGCTGGCCGGCAACTGCGGGAGCGATTTCTGAGCCAATTTGACTCCTGCTATTACCTGCAGCCCACCGACGGAGCCGCTATTTCTCGTTCCTATCCATCTTCTTGGCGGGTATGGCTAGAACGGGAAGAAGGCGAGTATGAGCTGATTGCTGAAGAACCTCGCAAACCGGTGGGAGAAGCCCTCAACCAACTGCTGCTGCAGGCGACCGGTGGTGACGAATCACAGGCGGCCCAACCCAGTGCAATAAAACGTCCGGGGCTGCTATCGGGTCTCCAGCAGTTTCTGCGGGCGCTGAGCCAGTAG